One genomic window of Triticum urartu cultivar G1812 unplaced genomic scaffold, Tu2.1 TuUngrouped_contig_11, whole genome shotgun sequence includes the following:
- the LOC125526620 gene encoding uncharacterized protein LOC125526620 has product MSISSPLEDEDLLREIFLRLPPLPSTLSRASLVCTRWRRILSDPRFLRRFSRHHPEPPLLGFFKGFRLRYSAFTPILDPPDRIPDERFFDRFLHSLRRHPPLGFSKGSLAFTSVFTPVFDPPNRIPAQRLFVPEHGVDWELLGCRHGLAVMLSESLCEVFVWDPLNGQQHRVPFPPELHDVKRESFCLCSATVMCADDQDGHVHQDCFLSPAFKLVLICTSRDLKTSFSCVYESASGVWGNIVSTSTTDMVLTLRPGILIGKTVYWLFHGREILAFDTERQTLRVIEIPAEAQHVNSWSFQLLRTDDDSVLGLAVKSEPGIHMWEGIHIWERKLNSDGLAGWVLMQKINQLEGIFSCAFRNAEMVGYDEELNVMILSTYSGDFMLHLKSMQIRLISKTDGWAHTVYFPYRNFYTAGRGVGWKWVDPNL; this is encoded by the exons ATGTCAATCTCATCGCCGCTGGAGGATGAGGACCTCCTCCGGGAGATTTTCCTCCGGCTCCCTCCGCTGCCGTCAACGCTCTCCCGTGCCTCCCTCGTATGCACGCGCTGGCGCCGCATCCTCTCCGATCCCCGCTTCCTCCGCCGTTTCAGCAGACACCACCCGGAACCTCCTCTCTTGGGCTTCTTCAAAGGGTTTCGTCTCAGATATTCCGCCTTCACTCCCATCTTGGACCCGCCCGACCGCATCCCCGACGAACGCTTCTTTGATCGGTTTCTTCACAGCTTGAGGAGACATCCTCCGTTGGGTTTCTCCAAAGGGTCTCTTGCCTTCACTTCCGTCTTCACTCCCGTCTTCGACCCGCCCAATCGCATCCCGGCCCAACGCTTGTTTGTGCCAGAGCACGGGGTGGATTGGGAATTACTTGGCTGCCGCCACGGCCTCGCCGTCATGCTCAGTGAGTCTCTGTGCGAGGTCTTCGTGTGGGATCCCCTCAACGGCCAGCAGCACCGCGTGCCTTTTCCACCAGAGCTCCATGACGTCAAAAGGGAGAGTTTCTGTTTGTGCAGCGCCACGGTGATGTGTGCTGACGATCAAGATGGGCATGTGCACCAGGATTGCTTCCTCAGCCCGGCCTTCAAATTGGTCTTGATCTGCACCAGTAGAGACTTGAAGACATCATTCTCTTGTGTCTATGAATCAGCGTCAGGTGTATGGGGGAATATTGTCTCAACGTCGACTACAGATATGGTTCTGACACTAAGGCCTGGCATCCTCATCGGGAAAACAGTTTACTGGTTGTTTCATGGACGCGAAATCCTTGCATTTGATACTGAAAGGCAGACCCTTCGTGTAATCGAGATTCCGGCAGAGGCCCAACATGTCAACAGCTGGTCCTTTCAGCTCCTACGGACAGATGACGATAGTGTTCTTGGCCTCGCCGTTAAGTCGGAACCGGGCATTCATATGTGGGAGGGCATTCATATATGGGAGAGGAAACTGAACTCTGATGGTCTTGCCGGATGGGTGCTTATGCAGAAAATCAATCAATTGGAGGGGATCTTTTCTTGCGCCTTCAGAAATGCAGAGATGGTGGGGTATGACGAGGAGTTAAATGTGATGATTCTGTCTACGTACAGTGGCGACTTCATGCTCCACCTTAAGTCGATGCAGATCAGATTAATTTCTAAAACGGATGGGTGGGCTCATACGGTTTACTTTCCCTACAGAAATTTCTACACTGCAG GCAGGGGAGTTGGGTGGAAATGGGTGGATCCAAATCTCTGA
- the LOC125526624 gene encoding uncharacterized protein LOC125526624, whose protein sequence is MARGKVAEWIRKRTMPRKSAARRQSKESGASEPILPSEAAPKSWSSSSGAPSGRGGGASTGVHSKSRASAFLSALLQRRSRVNVLAVLWEQVVYHMMWLVESVVVVGRLCFFLMRFGFKQL, encoded by the coding sequence ATGGCGCGCGGGAAGGTGGCCGAGTGGATACGGAAGCGTACCATGCCGAGGAAGTCGGCGGCCAGGCGCCAGAGCAAGGAGAGCGGTGCGTCCGAGCCGATACTGCCGAGCGAGGCGGCGCCGAAGAGCTGGAGCAGCTCCAGCGGGGCGCCTAGCGGGAGGGGGGGCGGTGCCAGTACTGGAGTGCACTCGAAGTCCCGGGCGAGCGCCTTCTTGTCGGCGCTTTTGCAGCGGCGGTCGCGCGTGAACGTGCTGGCCGTGCTGTGGGAGCAGGTGGTGTACCACATGATGTGGCTGGTGGAGTCCGTGGTGGTGGTTGGAAGGCTCTGCTTCTTCCTCATGCGCTTCGGCTTCAAGCAGCTCTGA